The window ATGGTCCTAGTTACTTCCTCTCTTCAGTTGCCAAACCAAattttagtaaaatcatttaCTTTTATTAGGCAGACATGGAGTCTATTATGAGAAACAGAGAATTGGCTGAGACTAGGATGATGCAGGTATTACTATAGTTTTTTCATGAATGCTTCCAATAATTTTCTGTTTGCTATatacaaacataaacatatTACGTCCTCAGACCATAGAACCTATGTTTTCTTATTCCAGGCATTGCGGGAGGAGCTTGCCACTACTGAAAGGAGAGCCGAAGAGGAGCGTTCTGCACATAATGCCACAAAGATGGTTTGTTGCCTGAACGATGCCAAATCTATTTCCAATGgaaatattatatcatttttttttcttttacatgaaTTGCTCTTTCTAAGACAGGCTGCCATGGAAAGGGAAAGGGACCTAGAGCACAGAGCTGTGGATGCTTCCACAGCACTTGTTAGAATTCAGGTGAGACAGACTTCTTGGATTGAGCGCTACTATCAGTTGTTTACATTTCAAATAGGCTATCCAACTTAATATGCTGTTAGTTTCTGACTGTTGGCTTTCTCTTTTTCAAgttgtgttttgtctttttttaaaaaggaaagtTAGAAAACCTTTGTACTTTCATATACTACAAATTCACGAATAGTGTAAAGATTCTGTGTGGAACTTTTATTTCTCAAAAACTACTTTGATTTGAGTTTTCAATTGGCTGGTATTTTAGAGAATTGCTGATGAAAGGACAGCAAAAGTGGCAGATCTAGAACAGAAGGTGGCATTACTTGAGGTAGATGAACTTATCGTCAATAGGATTTGTTCCTGCATCTtcatatatttgaatttaatgCAAATAATTGGCATATAATACTCAGGCTGAATGTACATCTCTAAATCAAGAGCTGCACGATATGGAAGTTCGTGCTCGCAGAGGACAAAAGAAGGCCGCAGATGAAGCAAACCAAGTGATCCAGGTTATATTAGGTTATCGTGCTCGACATTGTCGAAGTTTACTTATGAGTTAGTAGCACACTTTGAAATTTTCTCTTAGAAGTAGAAACTATAGAACATATATGCACAAAGTATTTATGATCCCTTGGTAACTTTGATAACTCATGTAGCTTGAGTTTAAATCTTACTATTGTATTTTTATGTGGGTCGTTTCACATAATAAAACACCAGGTGTTATCGAAATCAAATTCCAAAAGTGAGAAATATTTTAAACCTTGAAAAACAACTTTATCAGCTTTTCAAAGTTCAGAGTTTAGCTACTCCAGAGAAGTAACTTTTAAATATGCAGATTCAAGCATGGCAGGACGAAGTGGACCGTGCTCGGCAAGGTCAAAGAGATGCCGAGGAGAAACTTTCTTCAATGGAGGTATGTTACTAACATTGGAATCCTTGAGGGCATGAAGTATTTGGTGTTTGTGCTATACTAGCATTATTATTTACACATGATCTGTTCGTTTGTTATAGGCTGAAATGCAAAAGTTGAGAGTTGAAATGGCAGCCATGAAGAGGGATGCAGAACATTACTCACGTCAGGTGACATTTACAGTTTCTGAGAGTCTGTCTCTTCTTGTCAACGCATTAACAGTTTCTGATTGTTTGTTTCTCCTAGTCTATAATTATGAGATTTCGTAATTACGACCCTTCAATTTCTATCAATTGGACAAGGTTGACCTGGTAGTTCTCTATTAAACCCATTTTGATTATATTGAATGCAGTAAATATCATTGTCCTGTCAACTTCTTTTGAATCTTTTGTGTGAAAGATTCATTCGATGGTCTTGTGAACAGAAGTGACTATGATTAATTGATTTATTTGCTTTTGCTCGTCAAGTGGTACCTTTAATGCATATGATTATTTAACATGAGCATAATGGTTATATACCCTTGACCTTGTAGGAGCATACGGAGCTGGAGAAACGCTACCGTGAACTAACAGATTTACTGGTAAAGTAAACAAGAGAATTTACCGATTCTTTAAATTAAAGTCATATTGGGGAGTTGTCTGATAGCTTCTGGCCACTGGGTTTTAATTCAGTACTACAAGCAAACGCAGCTGGAGACTATAGCGAGTGAGAAGGCTGCAGCAGAGTTTCAGTTAGAGAAAGAGGTGAAACGTCTACACGAAGCACAGGTCTGACATCAAAGCCCTTATAGTTAATTTATGTGCTTTTGCTTTCCATGCTACTTACAAGAAAGGTTCTAAACTTGTTGATTCAGGTAGAGGTAGAAAAAAGCAGGGTTTCACGGCGCCCATCGGCAACTTGGGAAGAAGATTCTGAGATCAAGACACTCGAGTACGTATTAAACTTGTCTTATGTGCTAATGTCTACATTTATGCTGTGTTTGTTCTTCGATACTTAACTAAAACAATTTCAGGCCTCTTCCGTTGTATCATCGACACATGGCTACAGCAAGCACACAGGTAGAAATTTAGGAGCCCATTTAGAAAAACTCTGCTTTTCATCATtcacttttaacttttttttcttctgtttatttctttgtttgccTTCTCTCTTCAGTTCCAAAATGCAGTGAAACTGTTAGACTCAGGAGCTGTAAGAGCCACAAGGTTCCTTTGGCGGTACCCGATAGCGCGGATTTTCCTACTCTTTTACCTTGTGAGGCGCTCGCTTACCTATTCAATCTCATTTGCGGTACTTGTGAGTTTATGGAGCCTTTAACCGACATCATTTATGAATTTGTAGGTCTTTGTTCATCTCTTCTTGATGTATCTAATACACCGGCTCCAGGTATGGCTGGCCCTTTTAAATTAACACTCACATCTCAGTCATGGAATTCAAATTGTTGTCATTCCTAATCTCATGCTCTGGTGTAGGAACAAGCTGAGGCCCAGGAAGTTGCGGAGATGACCAACAACGTATTCAGACCATAACAGATTCATAAGAAAGCAACCAATGGGGGGTTTTCAAGAGATTGCTGAGTGAGAAGTGTGGAAGAAAGAAGCATAACTATGTGGATTATAGAGAAaggttttgaactttttatatAGAGGCTGCTTCTCACGGTGTCCCATATTGCACagaatttttctctctttccaaCCGTTGGAATGTGAAGAACATAGTGTTTGGTAAATGAGGCTTATACACGCTTTATTGATATGCATGGTTTTAAAAGCATTTGAATCTGTCTATTGAACCAGACCAGTTCGAACTCACATTAAAGGTACTTATTTTCTGAAACCTGAACTCTTTAATAACCAAAAGAACTCTGTTTAGTTTGGCCACCCCTGTAAAATTCTTCTCTGACTGAAACGAAAACTTGAATTCGATAAATTAAACAAGAGAAAAGGTTATTGTTCAACTTAATCAACATACAACAATGTAAGAGAAGCTTTTTTGTCTTTataataaatactttttatGCTCAACAATGCCGTCCCTAACAGCTTCAGGTTTGTCATCTGGAAGATAAGTGTAAAGATAATTAGAAGGGTTAAGGTGATGACAGTAGAAACCATCTAGAAGCGGagcaaaccaaagaaaataagttcTCTCACCGTTTTAAAGGCGGAATTTGGAATAACTTAAGGGAAAAGTGGCTGCTGTAGGAGCCCCGTTGTTTCGGGATATCCCAACATTATGTTAAGATTTTGCAATGCTTGTCCCGAAGCTCCTTTCACGAGATTATCAATCTGCAACAACACCAACCAGACAGCTTTTTATAAACCAATTTGGCATTGTTGGAAAGTTAAAGATGAGTTTTACATTAGAACATGGTTAATTTACCACTGAGATTATGATAGCTCTTCCGGGGATTCGATCAGGATAGACATTCATATGACAATAGTTGGATCCTCTAACGTTGTGTGTCCGAGGAACTACTCCTTTCTCCAACACTTTGACAAATTCTTCATCCTATAAAACATTTGTGAAACATAATGAGTAACAAAAGTTAGTAATTGGCGTACAACACAAGAGTAATCATCACCTCATAAGACGTCTTCAATTGCTGGTGTAAGTCTTCAGTTGTAACCCCAGGTGCCATTTCCACATATATAGTTGATTGCATTCCGCGGATCTGCACAAACAACGAAGATCAGTAAATCGGTTTTGAGGCTAAAATCATAGAGAACAGGTTTAGAATTTATGTACCATTGGCATGAGATGCGGCGTAAAACTGACTGTTACTTTTGATTGTGCAACATCAGATAATCCCTGTTCAATTTCAGgaactacaaaataaaacagaCAGTTGTATTCAAATCAGAACCAAATTTTTACTCAAGCGTAATAATTAAATTGTCACCTACCATGACGATGTCGTGTGACACCATAAGAAGAAATGCCTTCAGCTATCTCAGAGTAAAGATTCGCCTCCTTAGCACCACGTCCTGATGATATTTTCATATCAGTTAAGAAACTACAAACATTTGACTGCATCATTGTTCATGAATAAAGATCAGAGTAAGTTCAAACCTGCTCCACTAACACCAGATTTAGCGTCGATAATAATGTTTTCATGTTTGATGAGATTTGCCTGCATCAAAGTCAACATATTGAGTGGAGTTGATTGAAGACTAGACAGTCTAATATAATCGCATTCCGGAAAAGAATAGACAAATAAACCTTCATTAAAGGAACAAGAGGAAGTTGAATCGAAGTCGGGTAACAGCCTGGGTTAGCTACAAGGCGTGCCTTTTTTATGTCCTCCCTTAGAATCTCTGTTAGACCATACACAACTTCTTTCTGAACGCAGCATGACACTTGGTAAGTGTAAGCATTATGAACACAACAGACACAAAATCAAGCAATAGCTTTAGAGAGAAAAGTACCTGTAACTCTACTGCCTTGTGTGGCTGACCATACCATTCTTCATATTCTGCAATATTACGCAGCCGAAAGTCCTAAAAAAGTTTATCTTAGATAAGCATATCacatatagaaaaacaaaaacaaaaaagccatTTCTCTAGGGAATTACCGCTGAAAGGTCAACAATTTTTAACGCGCTGGGCAGTTCCTTGATGATTTCCTATCAAAATTAACGCACTCATTTCTGTTAAGCTAGGAAAAGATTTGAAACAAATGGTAACGGAAGcataaaatgaaatatggaCCTGTGTTGTTCCATGAGGCAAGCAGCAGAATACAGCGTCCACAGTAGAAAAATCTGCATCCTTTACCGAGATCAAACTAGGTAGTTTCTGAGGACAGGAAAAAGGTTTAATCATTGACCACTAAATGCCCATTACAAAGTATCATTAAACAGATTCAACTCTTGGAGTTTTACTAGGGATAGAAATCACTTATACTTGAGCTCTCAGGTGGGGGAAAACGCTTTCCATTGACTGGCCAGCTTTTCTATCAGCAGTCATCAGAGTGACCTGGAAATGCGGATGATTTGCAAGAAGCCTGACGATCTGccattcaataaaaaaaaggtatCCCAAATCATTTGCTAAATTCAAAACTTAGATACCTCATCCATTCTTTCCTATGAAGTTTTTAAAGTTAACCTTAAAAACCAATGACTACTAAGCTTCTATATCTTTCTTTTACCGGAATAAAAGCTAAAGTTCGCGTATGTTCACTGCTTAAGTTAAATAAGGAGGACAATACCCCAAAAAAGCCACATACTTAGCAACAAAAATTCATAACACTTGAGCTCTGATtcattttcaaaaccaaaagagtaaaactttgaaacagaagagagaagaacattGCACAAACCTCAGCACCGGTGTAGCCACTAGCACCAAGAAGACCAATCCGAATATCCTTTTCTGGTTTAGCAGAGCTATTGGCTGAAACTCTGACGCTcattgaagatggagaagcCACATGGGATCCCAAAGTAAGCTTATTGACTCGCTTATCCGCTACACGAATCTTCCTTTCCCCCTTTttcaaaacagaagaaaaaccCACATTTGTATGGTTCTCAGattgcataaaaataaaacaagctaCGAACAATGAGCTTAAACAGGGGATCAAAATTAGTTTGAACTTCATCAATGTGGATTCAATAATAGAAACAAACCTGGAACCAACATCCTCGTTCGAAGCAAACTGAACTAAAAGCCGACGCAGTACTCATTCTTTTGATTCAATTATGCCAAAATAGCAAATGCCAGAATCGGATGTATACCAATTCACCAAAACaggacccaaaaaaaaaagacaaNaattttttttttttttttttttttctcggctTCTGAGTTCTCTCAATGTAAACTGAGATTGAGATATGTTTATCAATGTAAAAGAAAAGGAGACAATTATTGCAGTGAAATCAAACTCTTCGTCACTGACCTCGTCGGAGTCCGGCGACAAAGATTGTGGAACGGAAAAAAANaaaaaaaaaaaaaaaaaacgacgtCGCTTTTAGCCATCAACCCTAGAtgaaaacgatgtcgtttttaaaagaaactCGTGGATTTAACCCACGTGTCGGGGCGCAGCCACAACGATTGCAGTTGCAGGCAGCAGAAACGTGATATTTTCTCGGCGTTTGCATTACTtggcgacaaaaaaaaatattgcattttttggtaaattaacTGACTAAAGTAGGAGAGGCGTACATGACAAATTACTTGAGTTAGATGATGAACTTGTGTGTAtgatacaacaaaataaaaaatcgaatCGTTTTGGAAGTCAAAACGAAATctagtagagaaaaataaaaagctgccaacttctatttattttttcttgtgtcGTCAAATCAAAATCACTACTGTTTTTGAAATATCGCCATTAACAGTGATCACTGAGCAGTCTACTGGGTATTTTCATCAACCCTTTTAATgtgctgagaagaagaagaagcagaacgaacaaacctgaagaaaaaaaaatgattactttaCGCAGCAGTGCCAATCATGCTTCTTCGAGGTCAAGGATCGATCTTTCGGGTCGGATTGAAACGGCGTTGGTGAATATCTACAGAAAACACAATCTTACTCCGATCAATGATGAGACGAGGCAGAGACTCTCTTCGATTCCAGAGAATTTGGCTTTTGGGTTGGTCTGCGACGTTTTTAGTTTGCAGTTTGGTGTGATATGCAACCTCGACAGCTTCATCGTTTCTACGGTCAACCAGGCCGTTGGTGTCACTGGCTCTCCTCGGCTGAGCTCTGCCTCTGGTGGGTCTCCGGCACAGTCTCGTATCCCCTCTGGAAGTCACGTGCGCTGGGTTCTTCATGGTCAGTATCTCAAACACTCTCTTTGCTTGTGAAtgtgtgatttttgttttggattcgGAGGTGTTTTTTTAGAAGACGACTCTTGAAATAGTATAAAAATCGTTACTTtcttatgatttgtttgttgttgggcGATTGCAGAAGAGATGTCTGTTGATTCTGATGCTCCTTCTCCCAAGTCTTTGCAAAGAGAAGACATTAGAGGATCTATGCAGATTCCTCAGCTGGTAGCTTTGGGCGAACTCGAATTCAAGAAGGCGTTTCTGTTACTTACCTATATCCCAGGGTAATGTTTGTGCTGCAAGTTTTCTAATTACTATAATCTCTTATCCAAGTATTTGAAGTGACTGGTTTTGGTGAAAGTTACCTTTCCTGCTAATACTTAACCTTTGGTGTTATGTAGGCAACGTTTGGGTGAGATTAAAACTGCTGGTGGTGAGGTTTTAACTGCTGATGAAATCAGACAATGGAAGGATTTGCCCATGGTTGCATATGAAGCAGCGGTTTGGGACAGCTTGGGCCGGCGTTTTTGTCCTCAAACTGGCCGAAGCGTGGTATGCTGTTTTGTTGTTCTATTGGGTTATTATTTTCAGATTTCGTGTTTGCATTTGTAGGGGCGATTTGATCAGAATTAGAGACTTGTTCGTTACTAGATAATCATTTTCTGCTATGAGAATTTGACTTTGGTATCAAAGTTTTACTAACTGCATCCTCTTACTTGCTTTGTTTCTCCAGTTACAATGGGATACCGGGAAGACCCATTACTATCAATGTCATGTAGCTCCCGATGGTAGCTACACATTTAAGGTTGATTCAGCTCTTCAAGTACTACCTTTCATGTTTCATTTTACCATCCCACATATGTTCTTTGTGCTAAAAAGGCTTAATTCACAAGATATGGCTGTTGAAGCAATTTGTTACCATATGTCTATTAAAATTTAACGTCTCAGTAGTAGGATAAAGTCCTTGACATTGACAGTGACTTAATATGCTGGTACTTGTCAATACGATATTCGCAGGGCCCTTTACTGGAAAACACTGGAACACACCTGCACAAGGTCTTGGGTGATGAAAATGTTCTAACGGTCAAATTTACAgatgtccagaaaaaatcgtCAACCTATTCTGGTGACCGTTACTTCACATACAAAGGGATTGCCAAGAATGGTATCATGGTTGGTTTACGTCGTTATCAATTTTTTGGTGGGTTGTTTTCCTTTCTCGTCTTCATTAACTATCATTCATGCCATTGGACACACAACACTTCTGATTAAGTACTctttgattttggagcttatTCTAACATTCCGTTGAACAGTTTTCAAAGATGGAGggaaagaagacaaaaacagagatGTTTCTACAAAGAGAGCGAAATGCTACTTTATACGCACAGACTCTACAGCTTCAATTGATATGGAAAAACCCTATATCTTTTCTGGGAAGTCAATCTATGAAGCTCGTATGCATTTTATGCATGTCCATACATTGTCGTCTTTGGCCAACTATATGGCAAGGTACTCCTGTTTTTTCCCCTGTTTGAGGGAAAACAAGTGCTACAGTTTCATCTTTGAACTCCTTGAAAGATCTTCCCTTATGTAATTCAAGTCACTTTTCTGTTTGTCAATGCTTCAggttttctttgattctttcgAAGACTAAGAAGCTTGAAGTTGATTTGACAGGAGTTAACTTCGAAATAATCAAGGATATACCCTGCCATGTACTTCCTTAACTGACATGTCTATTAGGACCTCAGTCTCTATCTACTTAGCCTTACTTAGTGATTTACTAAGCCTCACTATATGCTTTTACCTTTTCTAACTGTTCCAATGGCAGGATGAAGATAATAATGATGTTCTTGATAAGAATGGGAAACCATATATACATTCAGATGGAACTGGCTACATCTCTGAGGACCTTGCCGGGATGTGTCcagtaaatatatttaaagggAAATGTCTCAGAAGTGAAAATATTAAGGTCCTTTCCCTACTTCCATGACTTTGATGGTTTCTTAGCTCTTTGTTCACTCTATTGTTATTCCTAGGATTCcttgtcatttttcttttatctgtGAATTAAGAGTAcgatttcaaattttgaaggACAGGAAGCATGTGGCCAAGAACCGGTATggatgatataatataaaaccCCTGTTTTTGcttgatcatatatatttgtcttttaaAGACTACAAGTAACACTTACTTTTTCCAACAGCCTCTGCTGATCCAGTTTCGGATGTTTTATAATGGCTATGCTGTTAAGGGAACTTTCCTTGTAAACAAGAAAGTAAGCCTGCTGGCCCTGCTCTCTTTctaaatttttggtttaaatgttTGGAAGCTATTCCTTAATTTGCTCCCATTTTGGTAGATTCCTTCTCGGACTGTCCAGGTTCGACCTTCTATGATCAAGGTGTTGCCAGATTCCTTGCCGAATTTTAGCACCTTTAACGCCCTGGAGGTAGTAACGACAAGGTATTTTGTTCTGACTACTTGTTGTTTTAATACTGAAGTTCTCTCCCTCAAATGTTCTTATGGTGGAGTGAAGTTATCCTTGTGACATCTAGTTGTTTCAATCATCCAGTAATCCACCAAGAAGAACAAAGCTATCAAGAAATTTGGTTGCGCTGCTTAGCTATGGAGGAATCCCTAATGAATTCTTTTTGGATATATTGCTCAACACGCTGGAAGAATCGAAAGCCATATTCTACAACAAACGTGCCGCACTTAATGGTGCTTTAAATTCCAAAGCTTTCTggttcttttgcatttttaccTGTAATCATGTCCCTAAAACTACTGAGTTAAGTAGCTAAGATGTGACTCTTGATGGATCTTTTAAGAAGTCATTTTGTCTGTGCAGCTGCCCTTAATCATGGCGAATTGGACGACCAAAATGCTGCAGAAATGATATTGGTTGGTATCCCCCTTGACGAACCGCACTTGAAGAGTCATCTGTCTATTCTCTTAAAGACAGAGAAAAATGATCTCAAAGCAGGCAAGCTTCCTGTGACCGAATCTTACTATCTCATGGGCACAGTGGATCCTACCGGAGAGCTTAAGGAAGATGAAGTCTGTGTCATCCTGTATGCTACTCAACTCTTTTATTACAATTTCATTTTGAGTTTTACGTGGAAACAAGAAACAGTGACTTACTTTCAGGGAATTGTGAGTTAGTTGTTCATTTTGTCAATGCTTCTTGTCATGGTTTTGTAGGGAGTGTGGGCAAATATCGGGAGAAGTGTTAGTTTATAGAAATCCTGGATTACATTTTGGAGACATACATGTACTTAAGGCTACATATGTTAAGGCCTTGGAAGAGTATGTTGGAAATTCCAAGTATGCTGTGTTCTTCCCTCAAAAGGGTCCAAGATCCTTGGGCGACGAGATTGCAGGTGGTGACTTTGATGGTGATATGTATTTCATATCAAGAAACCCTGAGGTAATCCACCGCATtagaaagtaaaatttaaaagtgtTGTGACCTAATTTTCTTCGGTTTGCTTTCTGTTTTAGCTACTTGAACACTTCAAGCCAAGTGAACCGTGGGTGAGTTTGACTCCTCCCAGTAAAAGTAATACTGCTAAAGAGCCAAGCCAGTTTTCACCGGAAGAATTGGAAGAAGAGCTTTTCGAAATGTTCCTGAAGGCAGGATTTCATTCCAGGTACTCATAACTCACTTTTAAGATCCAATACTGAAAGATTCAAAACTGTCTAGTATTTGCAGAATCAATATTTggaatttatgttttttttctcggGTTCACAGCAATGTTATAGGAATGGCTGCAGATAGCTGGTTAGCAATAATGGACCGGTTCCTCATACTAGGAGATGAGAGAGCTGAGGAAAAAGCTGAAATGAAGCAGAAAATGCTAGAGCTAATTGATATATACTATGATGCTCTTGATGCACCGAAGAAAGGGGCTACGGTCTATCTCCCAAATGATCTGAGGCCCGACATTTTTCCACATTATATGGAGCGGGACAAAAAATTCAAGTCGACTTCTATTCTTGGATTAATCTATGACTTTGTTATATCACAGACAACAGAGCAACTCTCACCATCATTTGGTAAAGGACCCTTCTTGTTACTAGTGCAGACATTAGACATATAGTCAGATCACCAAAGAAATCATAATATGTGTTTAACTGTGGTATACATACAATTCAGAGATCAATAAACTCCCGTGTTTCGAAGATGAGCCTGTCTCTAAGTTACATATGGAGAAATGTAGACGGTGGTATAATGATTACAAAGCTGAGATGACCCACGCAATGCATACGGAGACCACTCATGCAGGTTCAGTTATTGAGAGATACAAGGAGGTAATATCCTGAATCCAATACCACTCTAAAGAACAAAAGTAAGATACAATCACAAAACTTGGTGAAATACaatctaaaaagaaaacagtttctTCTCGTATATCGCAGGAGTTCTACGGAGCTGCAAGGTTTGAAGACAGCAAGAAAAGTCTGGAAGAACTCTATCCGCCAGCCCTGGCACTCTACAACATAGTATACGATTATGCCATTCATAAAGGTGTTTCGAAATGCAGTTTTGTCTGGAAGGTAGCAGGACCTGTCCTGTGCAGATTCTATCTTAAGAAGAAAATGCAGGAGAAATCTTTAGTGTGTGCACCATCTGTGCTTAGAGAGCTTTGGGGTTGAAGAATATAGTTGCTTGTTCTACCCTGTTCTGCTAATAAATAATAAGCCTTTGTTTGCAATAAGAAGCGTGTCAGGCAAGTAAGTAACCTAGCTAAATAAGGTAACCAAGATGTGTTTGTAGTgcctttttgtttggttttatttgtagAGTTTGTCCTCTGGTGAATATTTTGCgaactgaattaaaaaaaaaatgatatataatgaatccttttaaattatttacgtcagcatgagtattttttttgtaataatgaaactttttttttttttgacaatccaAGCAAATTGAAGTAATTTACGATTTCGCAGTGAGACAATGTTGATAAAAAGAACGCGATTTTATTTGGGCGTTTACAGCGGCGGCGAGAAAATTAGTGGCAGGGTTCGTAATTTATAGCGGTAGAGGTTGGgtattttgataaaattaaaaataataataaaacggCTAGATTAGTGTGTGctgtgtaaataaaacaaaatctccCGTATACTCAAATCAAACAGgcgtacttttttttttttggcggcaAACCCCATATTTTAAATGTTCGGAGAATGACTCTCTTCAAAAGTGAGCCAGTTAGGTACCAACAAACTTAcataggaaaaacaaaaaccacgtgctcttgcacatttcgcaagCTGATCAGCACGGATATTTTCCTCTCACGGAATAAGTCTAATACTGAAGCtagcaaatctatctctgaaatgaataaaatcttTCAGTTCTGAGTAAAAGGTTGGCCAATCTTCGACATTAGACGTCATTGATAGAAGATCCGAGCAATCCGTAGCAAAAAGAGCGCTATCCAAGTCCAGTGCCAACAAACACCTCATAGCCCAAACAAGTGTGTCCAACTCTGCATGTAAAGGTTATAGGCTTCGTCCCGATCCTTTTAACCCCAAATGTAAGATTCTATCGCCAATGGACGCAATCCAGCCGTGTCCACTCCTGTCAACCTTCGTATGCCAGGATCCATCAATAAAGCAGACAATGGAATCTTGTGGGATTGGTCTCGAAGGCATGCTCGCGCCTACCACCTCTGGTGGTGTGTCTCTAttatttgctcttctccaaactt is drawn from Camelina sativa cultivar DH55 chromosome 1, Cs, whole genome shotgun sequence and contains these coding sequences:
- the LOC104702387 gene encoding probable N-acetyl-gamma-glutamyl-phosphate reductase, chloroplastic, whose translation is MSTASAFSSVCFERGCWFQGERKIRVADKRVNKLTLGSHVASPSSMSVRVSANSSAKPEKDIRIGLLGASGYTGAEIVRLLANHPHFQVTLMTADRKAGQSMESVFPHLRAQKLPSLISVKDADFSTVDAVFCCLPHGTTQEIIKELPSALKIVDLSADFRLRNIAEYEEWYGQPHKAVELQKEVVYGLTEILREDIKKARLVANPGCYPTSIQLPLVPLMKANLIKHENIIIDAKSGVSGAGRGAKEANLYSEIAEGISSYGVTRHRHVPEIEQGLSDVAQSKVTVSFTPHLMPMIRGMQSTIYVEMAPGVTTEDLHQQLKTSYEDEEFVKVLEKGVVPRTHNVRGSNYCHMNVYPDRIPGRAIIISVIDNLVKGASGQALQNLNIMLGYPETTGLLQQPLFP
- the LOC104702425 gene encoding probable RNA-dependent RNA polymerase 5 isoform X2, which produces MITLRSSANHASSRSRIDLSGRIETALVNIYRKHNLTPINDETRQRLSSIPENLAFGLVCDVFSLQFGVICNLDSFIVSTVNQAVGVTGSPRLSSASGGSPAQSRIPSGSHVRWVLHEEMSVDSDAPSPKSLQREDIRGSMQIPQLVALGELEFKKAFLLLTYIPGQRLGEIKTAGGEVLTADEIRQWKDLPMVAYEAAVWDSLGRRFCPQTGRSVLQWDTGKTHYYQCHVAPDGSYTFKGPLLENTGTHLHKVLGDENVLTVKFTDVQKKSSTYSGDRYFTYKGIAKNGIMVGLRRYQFFVFKDGGKEDKNRDVSTKRAKCYFIRTDSTASIDMEKPYIFSGKSIYEARMHFMHVHTLSSLANYMARFSLILSKTKKLEVDLTGVNFEIIKDIPCHDEDNNDVLDKNGKPYIHSDGTGYISEDLAGMCPVNIFKGKCLRSENIKEACGQEPPLLIQFRMFYNGYAVKGTFLVNKKIPSRTVQVRPSMIKVLPDSLPNFSTFNALEVVTTSNPPRRTKLSRNLVALLSYGGIPNEFFLDILLNTLEESKAIFYNKRAALNAALNHGELDDQNAAEMILVGIPLDEPHLKSHLSILLKTEKNDLKAGKLPVTESYYLMGTVDPTGELKEDEVCVILECGQISGEVLVYRNPGLHFGDIHVLKATYVKALEEYVGNSKYAVFFPQKGPRSLGDEIAGGDFDGDMYFISRNPELLEHFKPSEPWVSLTPPSKSNTAKEPSQFSPEELEEELFEMFLKAGFHSSNVIGMAADSWLAIMDRFLILGDERAEEKAEMKQKMLELIDIYYDALDAPKKGATVYLPNDLRPDIFPHYMERDKKFKSTSILGLIYDFVISQTTEQLSPSFEINKLPCFEDEPVSKLHMEKCRRWYNDYKAEMTHAMHTETTHAGSVIERYKEFLLVYRRSSTELQGLKTARKVWKNSIRQPWHSTT
- the LOC104702425 gene encoding probable RNA-dependent RNA polymerase 5 isoform X1, whose translation is MITLRSSANHASSRSRIDLSGRIETALVNIYRKHNLTPINDETRQRLSSIPENLAFGLVCDVFSLQFGVICNLDSFIVSTVNQAVGVTGSPRLSSASGGSPAQSRIPSGSHVRWVLHEEMSVDSDAPSPKSLQREDIRGSMQIPQLVALGELEFKKAFLLLTYIPGQRLGEIKTAGGEVLTADEIRQWKDLPMVAYEAAVWDSLGRRFCPQTGRSVLQWDTGKTHYYQCHVAPDGSYTFKGPLLENTGTHLHKVLGDENVLTVKFTDVQKKSSTYSGDRYFTYKGIAKNGIMVGLRRYQFFVFKDGGKEDKNRDVSTKRAKCYFIRTDSTASIDMEKPYIFSGKSIYEARMHFMHVHTLSSLANYMARFSLILSKTKKLEVDLTGVNFEIIKDIPCHDEDNNDVLDKNGKPYIHSDGTGYISEDLAGMCPVNIFKGKCLRSENIKEACGQEPPLLIQFRMFYNGYAVKGTFLVNKKIPSRTVQVRPSMIKVLPDSLPNFSTFNALEVVTTSNPPRRTKLSRNLVALLSYGGIPNEFFLDILLNTLEESKAIFYNKRAALNAALNHGELDDQNAAEMILVGIPLDEPHLKSHLSILLKTEKNDLKAGKLPVTESYYLMGTVDPTGELKEDEVCVILECGQISGEVLVYRNPGLHFGDIHVLKATYVKALEEYVGNSKYAVFFPQKGPRSLGDEIAGGDFDGDMYFISRNPELLEHFKPSEPWVSLTPPSKSNTAKEPSQFSPEELEEELFEMFLKAGFHSSNVIGMAADSWLAIMDRFLILGDERAEEKAEMKQKMLELIDIYYDALDAPKKGATVYLPNDLRPDIFPHYMERDKKFKSTSILGLIYDFVISQTTEQLSPSFEINKLPCFEDEPVSKLHMEKCRRWYNDYKAEMTHAMHTETTHAGSVIERYKEEFYGAARFEDSKKSLEELYPPALALYNIVYDYAIHKGVSKCSFVWKVAGPVLCRFYLKKKMQEKSLVCAPSVLRELWG